The Deltaproteobacteria bacterium genome includes a region encoding these proteins:
- a CDS encoding DnaJ domain-containing protein produces MASKDYYKVLGVAKDADESAIKKAYRKLAMKYHPDHAKGDKSAEERFKEISEAYAVLSDKEKRQQYDTFGSEGFRERYSQEDIFGGSNLDEILRSFGFGGGGGAFGGGGRKFSFRTGGGGDPFGGAFGGMGGTHFPQKGTDLVYELPLTLNEVVHGAEKTISFTHKGRQEKMTVKIPAGMVSGRKLRLSGKGEPGESGGPAGDLFIQSKLLDDPIFKVEGLDLHVDREIKLTDSVLGTSVEVPTVDGTRNSLKVPPGTRHQTKMRMAGLGLYDMQTKKRGDLYVKILVTVPKKLSPDQAELVKKLAETGL; encoded by the coding sequence ATGGCTTCAAAAGATTATTACAAGGTGCTTGGCGTGGCCAAGGACGCTGACGAGTCGGCGATAAAGAAGGCGTACCGGAAGCTCGCCATGAAATATCACCCGGACCACGCCAAGGGCGACAAGAGCGCCGAGGAGCGGTTCAAGGAGATCAGCGAGGCCTACGCGGTGCTTTCGGACAAGGAAAAGCGCCAGCAGTACGACACTTTCGGAAGCGAGGGTTTCCGAGAGCGCTACAGCCAGGAGGACATTTTCGGCGGCTCCAACCTGGACGAAATACTCCGCAGTTTCGGCTTCGGCGGTGGGGGTGGGGCCTTCGGCGGCGGCGGGCGCAAGTTCTCATTCCGCACGGGCGGCGGCGGCGACCCTTTCGGCGGGGCCTTCGGCGGCATGGGCGGGACGCATTTCCCCCAAAAGGGCACGGACCTGGTTTATGAGCTTCCACTCACGCTAAACGAGGTGGTCCACGGCGCGGAAAAGACCATCAGCTTCACCCACAAGGGCCGCCAGGAAAAGATGACGGTGAAGATTCCCGCCGGAATGGTTTCAGGGCGCAAGCTCAGGCTTTCGGGCAAGGGCGAGCCGGGGGAATCGGGAGGCCCTGCGGGGGACCTTTTCATCCAGAGCAAACTTCTGGACGATCCGATTTTCAAGGTGGAGGGCCTTGATCTTCACGTTGACCGCGAAATCAAACTTACGGATTCGGTTCTGGGAACGTCGGTTGAAGTCCCTACTGTGGACGGAACCCGGAACAGCCTGAAAGTTCCGCCAGGAACCCGGCATCAGACAAAAATGAGAATGGCGGGCCTGGGTCTTTACGACATGCAGACAAAAAAGCGCGGGGACCTTTACGTGAAAATCCTGGTGACGGTTCCCAAAAAACTCTCCCCCGACCAGGCGGAACTGGTCAAGAAGCTCGCCGAAACCGGCCTGTAG
- the sucD gene encoding succinate--CoA ligase subunit alpha, with amino-acid sequence MSIFVNTNTRVVVQGITGKEGQFHTLACKAYGTNVVAGVTPGKGGQDVDGIPVFNTVASAKKATGADCAMIFVPPPFAADAILEAIDAGIPLVVAITEGIPVLDMMRVKNYLARSSTRLIGPNCPGIITPGECKVGIMPGVIHKPGGPIGVVSRSGTLTYEVVHQLTQQGIGQTTCIGIGGDPVNGTNFIDCLEAFNNDPETRGIVMVGEIGGSAEEDAAAFVKAKVKKPVIGFIAGLTAPPGRRMGHAGAIISGSSGTATAKIAAMKEAGISVCENLGGLGVLAKEVFAKII; translated from the coding sequence ATGAGCATATTCGTTAACACTAATACGAGGGTCGTTGTTCAGGGAATCACCGGCAAGGAAGGCCAGTTCCACACCCTGGCCTGCAAGGCCTACGGAACCAATGTGGTTGCAGGCGTCACCCCCGGCAAGGGCGGGCAGGACGTGGACGGAATCCCGGTCTTCAACACCGTGGCCTCCGCGAAAAAAGCCACGGGAGCGGACTGTGCCATGATCTTTGTTCCGCCCCCCTTTGCGGCGGACGCAATACTCGAAGCAATAGACGCAGGCATTCCCCTGGTGGTGGCCATAACCGAGGGCATCCCGGTTCTGGACATGATGCGGGTGAAAAATTACCTGGCCCGCAGCAGCACGCGCCTCATCGGCCCCAACTGCCCCGGAATCATCACCCCGGGCGAGTGCAAGGTGGGCATCATGCCGGGCGTCATCCACAAGCCGGGCGGCCCAATCGGCGTGGTTTCCCGCTCCGGCACCTTAACCTATGAAGTGGTGCACCAGCTTACGCAGCAGGGAATCGGCCAGACCACCTGCATCGGCATAGGCGGCGATCCTGTGAACGGCACCAATTTCATCGACTGCCTGGAAGCCTTCAATAATGACCCTGAAACGCGCGGAATAGTGATGGTGGGCGAGATCGGCGGAAGCGCCGAGGAGGACGCGGCGGCCTTTGTGAAGGCCAAGGTCAAAAAGCCCGTGATAGGCTTCATCGCGGGTCTCACCGCTCCTCCGGGGCGTCGCATGGGGCACGCCGGAGCCATAATTTCCGGCTCGTCCGGCACGGCCACGGCGAAAATCGCGGCAATGAAGGAAGCGGGCATATCGGTGTGCGAAAACCTTGGCGGCCTGGGAGTGCTGGCCAAAGAGGTTTTTGCTAAGATAATCTGA
- the sucC gene encoding ADP-forming succinate--CoA ligase subunit beta, with protein sequence MKIHEYQAKELFRKFAIPVPRGRAAFSVDEAMEAAGELGAYPVVIKAQIHAGGRGKGGGVKLAKSLGETKEIAGQILGMTLVTHQTGPEGKLVQKLLVEEGLDIAKELYFSIVPDRATAKIVLMASEAGGMDIEEVAATTPEKIIKVPVDPLLGLSGFHIRELAYGLNIPAGAMKPFTGLVQGLYKLFLGYDCSLLEINPLVLTKSDSVIALDAKVNFDDSALYRHKELAELRDLAEEDALEVEASRFNLNYIKMDGNVGNMVNGAGLAMATMDIIKQAGAEPANFLDVGGGANAEMVENGFRIILSDPNVKGILINIFGGILRCDILATGVVEAAKKVGLMLPVVVRMEGTNVEEGRRILAESGLALTGATDLADAAQKVAQMVR encoded by the coding sequence ATGAAAATCCACGAGTACCAGGCAAAAGAGCTTTTTCGGAAGTTCGCCATTCCGGTTCCAAGGGGAAGGGCGGCTTTTAGCGTTGATGAGGCCATGGAGGCCGCAGGCGAGCTTGGGGCCTATCCCGTCGTGATAAAGGCCCAGATTCACGCGGGCGGGCGCGGCAAGGGCGGAGGCGTGAAGCTGGCCAAGAGCCTTGGCGAGACCAAGGAAATCGCGGGGCAGATTCTTGGCATGACGCTCGTCACCCACCAGACCGGCCCTGAAGGGAAGCTGGTCCAGAAACTCCTGGTGGAAGAGGGCCTCGATATCGCCAAGGAGCTTTATTTTTCCATTGTTCCCGACCGCGCCACGGCAAAGATCGTCCTGATGGCAAGCGAGGCGGGGGGCATGGACATAGAGGAAGTGGCGGCCACAACGCCCGAAAAGATCATCAAGGTTCCGGTTGACCCGCTCCTTGGCCTTTCGGGCTTTCATATAAGGGAGCTTGCCTACGGCCTGAACATTCCAGCAGGGGCCATGAAGCCCTTCACGGGCCTTGTCCAGGGCCTGTACAAGCTCTTTTTGGGCTACGACTGCTCGCTTCTGGAAATCAACCCGCTGGTTCTCACCAAGTCCGATTCCGTCATAGCCCTTGACGCCAAGGTGAACTTCGACGATTCCGCCCTTTACCGGCACAAGGAACTGGCCGAGCTTAGGGACCTTGCCGAAGAAGACGCCCTTGAAGTCGAGGCATCCAGGTTCAACCTGAACTACATCAAGATGGACGGCAATGTGGGCAACATGGTGAACGGCGCGGGCCTTGCCATGGCCACAATGGACATCATAAAGCAGGCAGGGGCCGAGCCAGCCAACTTCCTGGACGTGGGGGGCGGAGCCAACGCCGAAATGGTGGAAAACGGCTTTCGCATCATTCTGTCCGACCCCAACGTGAAGGGCATTCTCATCAACATCTTCGGCGGGATACTCCGCTGCGACATCCTTGCGACGGGGGTCGTTGAGGCGGCGAAAAAAGTCGGCCTCATGTTGCCCGTCGTTGTGCGCATGGAGGGCACCAACGTGGAGGAGGGGCGGCGCATTCTGGCCGAAAGCGGCCTCGCGCTTACCGGAGCAACGGATTTGGCGGATGCGGCCCAAAAAGTCGCCCAGATGGTGAGGTGA
- a CDS encoding pyruvate carboxylase subunit B, protein MSEHNFIELTEVNYGKDRPKAKNPVKIEDLSLRDGHQSLFATRGRTEDMIPVAEMMDEVGFWALETWGGATFDTMHRFLNEDPWERIRTLKKYIKKTPFSMLLRGQNLVGYRNYADDLADIFVERAAENGMDIFRTFDALNDYRNFETVVPAIKRCGKHFQGCICYTLTAPRLGGEVYNLDYYVNKAKDLEAMGADSICLKDMAGLISPYDAYAIIKALKKNCKAPIHLHSHFTSGMAQMSQLKAIEAGVDILDTVMAPYAFRTSHPAIEPLVMSLLGTNRDTGFDIKLLAQIDEVFEKEVMPKYKHLLDDTKMSIIDINVLLHQTPGGMLSNLVNQLRDMDALDRIDEVYAELPRVRKELGQIPLVTPTSQIVGVQTVMNVLNDTPGERYKMITSQVKDLCYGLYGKTAVPIDPEVQKKALKGYMREGVPAETPITVRPAQVLPPELPKAKEDTKGLAKDIDDVVLYAMYPVTGKRFLNWKYGKEEVPADVKPRTMEEVKAEAELLRKAKAGLLVEKTVKEAPAKGENARSFNVFVDGEYFEVEVEDQGGGPLVTGVTQPPVTAPAPAAKSAGPRLATGGLKPAPVTRAQSKVSPAPAPAPKPATAAPAPAAAPAPASNVAGTPLPSPMPGMVVSWSKNVGDAVTAGEAVMILEAMKMQNSLEAPCAGKIVAINFQSGENVAKGAVLCVIG, encoded by the coding sequence ATGAGTGAGCACAATTTTATCGAACTGACTGAAGTCAACTACGGCAAGGACCGGCCCAAGGCCAAGAATCCCGTCAAGATCGAGGACTTGTCCTTAAGAGACGGGCACCAGAGCCTTTTCGCAACCCGTGGCCGCACCGAGGACATGATCCCGGTGGCCGAGATGATGGACGAGGTGGGTTTCTGGGCCTTGGAGACCTGGGGCGGGGCCACCTTCGACACCATGCACCGCTTTTTGAACGAAGACCCCTGGGAGCGCATCCGCACCCTCAAAAAATACATCAAGAAAACGCCGTTCTCCATGCTTCTGCGCGGCCAGAACCTTGTTGGGTACCGCAACTACGCCGACGACCTCGCCGACATCTTCGTGGAGCGCGCGGCGGAAAACGGCATGGACATCTTCCGCACCTTCGACGCCTTAAACGACTACCGCAACTTCGAGACCGTGGTTCCGGCCATCAAGCGCTGCGGCAAGCACTTCCAGGGCTGCATTTGCTACACCTTAACAGCGCCCCGGCTGGGCGGCGAGGTGTACAACCTTGATTATTACGTCAACAAGGCCAAAGATCTTGAAGCAATGGGCGCGGATTCCATCTGCCTTAAGGACATGGCGGGCCTCATTTCCCCCTACGACGCCTACGCCATCATCAAGGCGCTGAAAAAGAACTGCAAGGCCCCCATTCATCTTCACAGCCACTTCACATCCGGCATGGCCCAGATGAGCCAGTTGAAGGCAATCGAGGCGGGCGTCGACATTTTGGACACTGTCATGGCCCCCTACGCCTTCCGCACCAGCCACCCGGCCATCGAGCCTTTGGTGATGAGCCTTCTTGGCACCAACCGCGACACCGGCTTTGACATCAAACTTCTGGCCCAGATCGACGAGGTCTTCGAAAAAGAGGTCATGCCAAAGTACAAGCATCTTCTTGACGACACCAAGATGAGCATAATCGACATCAACGTGCTTCTGCACCAGACTCCGGGCGGAATGCTCTCGAACCTCGTGAACCAGTTACGCGATATGGACGCCCTGGACCGCATAGACGAAGTTTACGCCGAGCTTCCCAGGGTGCGCAAGGAACTGGGACAGATTCCCCTTGTCACCCCCACAAGCCAGATCGTGGGCGTGCAGACGGTGATGAACGTCTTGAACGACACGCCGGGCGAGCGCTACAAGATGATCACGAGCCAGGTGAAAGACCTGTGCTACGGCCTTTACGGCAAGACTGCGGTGCCCATCGACCCGGAAGTCCAGAAAAAGGCCCTTAAAGGCTACATGCGCGAGGGCGTTCCCGCCGAGACCCCCATCACCGTGCGGCCCGCCCAGGTTCTGCCCCCGGAGCTTCCCAAGGCCAAGGAGGACACCAAGGGCCTGGCCAAAGACATCGACGACGTGGTGCTCTACGCCATGTACCCGGTCACGGGCAAGCGCTTCCTCAACTGGAAATACGGCAAGGAGGAAGTGCCAGCAGACGTCAAGCCCCGCACCATGGAAGAGGTGAAGGCCGAGGCCGAGCTTCTCCGCAAGGCCAAGGCCGGGCTTCTGGTGGAAAAGACCGTGAAGGAGGCCCCGGCCAAGGGCGAAAACGCGCGGAGTTTCAACGTGTTCGTGGACGGCGAGTACTTCGAGGTAGAAGTGGAGGACCAGGGTGGCGGCCCCCTTGTCACCGGCGTTACCCAGCCCCCCGTAACGGCTCCGGCTCCCGCAGCAAAATCCGCTGGCCCCAGGCTGGCCACGGGAGGCCTTAAGCCCGCGCCCGTCACCAGGGCGCAATCGAAGGTGTCACCTGCTCCGGCCCCTGCTCCCAAGCCCGCAACGGCAGCGCCTGCGCCAGCCGCCGCACCCGCCCCGGCCTCAAACGTGGCGGGAACGCCCCTTCCATCCCCCATGCCGGGCATGGTGGTTTCCTGGTCCAAGAACGTGGGCGACGCAGTTACGGCGGGCGAGGCCGTCATGATCCTGGAGGCCATGAAGATGCAGAACAGCCTGGAAGCGCCGTGCGCCGGAAAGATTGTGGCCATCAACTTCCAGTCCGGAGAGAATGTGGCCAAGGGCGCGGTCCTTTGCGTCATAGGATAG
- a CDS encoding methylmalonyl-CoA carboxyltransferase translates to MGIVEDKIKDLAAREAKIMEMGGKKAVDKQHEGGKLSARERLDLLFDKGTFRELDLFVTHRSTNFGMEKVDIPADGVITGHGLVDGRPVFAYSQDFTARAGSLGEMHAKKIVKVQDMALKAGAPLVGLNDSGGARIQEGVDALSGYGQIFYRNSVASGVIPQISAIMGPTAGGAVYSPAMTDWIFMVKNTSYMFITGPNVIKAVTGEEISFEELGGAMTHNAKSGVAQFACEDDSDAIAQIRALLAFLPSNNMEDPPYVPPADSAERCDPALDSIIPDNPSVPYDMKAVIRSIVDDGVFFEPHLYFAKNIIVGFSRLNGRVLGIIANQPGVMGGSLDINASDKATRFIRFCDAFNIPMLTIADVPGYLPGSDQEWGGIIRHGAKLLWCYSEATVPKLLLITRKDYGGSYLAMCSKDLGADYAMAWPTAEIAVMGAAGAANIIHAKEISAAEDQVAKRKEKIAEYEELFSNPYKAAARGYIDAVIRPSETRPRLIAALEAFSGKRELRPPKKHGNIPV, encoded by the coding sequence ATGGGAATAGTCGAAGACAAAATCAAGGACTTGGCCGCGCGCGAGGCCAAAATCATGGAGATGGGCGGCAAAAAGGCCGTTGACAAGCAGCACGAGGGCGGCAAGCTCTCGGCCCGCGAGCGCCTGGACCTTTTGTTCGACAAGGGGACCTTCAGGGAGCTTGACCTTTTCGTCACCCACCGCTCAACCAACTTCGGCATGGAAAAGGTGGACATCCCGGCTGACGGCGTCATCACCGGCCACGGCCTTGTGGACGGACGCCCGGTCTTCGCCTATTCCCAGGATTTCACCGCCCGTGCCGGAAGCCTTGGCGAGATGCACGCCAAAAAAATCGTCAAGGTCCAGGACATGGCCCTAAAGGCGGGCGCACCCCTGGTGGGCTTAAACGATTCCGGCGGCGCGCGCATCCAGGAAGGGGTTGACGCCCTTTCGGGTTACGGACAGATATTTTACAGAAATTCCGTGGCAAGCGGCGTTATCCCCCAGATTTCGGCCATCATGGGGCCCACGGCGGGCGGCGCGGTTTATTCCCCCGCCATGACCGACTGGATTTTCATGGTGAAAAACACCAGCTACATGTTCATCACCGGACCCAACGTAATCAAGGCCGTGACCGGCGAGGAGATCAGCTTCGAGGAGCTTGGCGGGGCCATGACCCACAACGCCAAAAGCGGCGTGGCCCAGTTCGCCTGCGAGGACGACTCCGACGCCATAGCGCAAATTCGGGCGCTTCTGGCCTTTTTGCCGTCCAACAACATGGAAGACCCTCCCTACGTTCCTCCCGCCGACTCGGCGGAGCGCTGTGACCCGGCCCTTGATTCCATAATACCTGACAACCCCTCGGTCCCCTACGACATGAAGGCGGTCATACGCTCCATTGTTGACGACGGCGTGTTTTTCGAGCCGCACCTTTATTTCGCCAAAAACATCATAGTGGGCTTTTCGCGCCTTAACGGCAGGGTCTTGGGCATAATCGCCAACCAGCCGGGCGTGATGGGCGGAAGCCTGGACATCAACGCTTCCGACAAGGCCACACGGTTCATCCGTTTCTGCGACGCCTTCAACATCCCCATGCTCACCATTGCAGATGTCCCCGGTTATCTTCCCGGAAGCGACCAGGAATGGGGGGGCATCATCCGCCACGGGGCGAAACTTCTGTGGTGCTACTCGGAAGCCACGGTTCCCAAGCTCCTGCTCATCACCAGGAAGGATTACGGCGGATCGTATCTCGCCATGTGCTCCAAGGACCTTGGGGCGGACTACGCCATGGCTTGGCCCACCGCCGAAATAGCCGTCATGGGAGCCGCCGGGGCCGCCAACATTATCCACGCCAAGGAAATTTCGGCGGCTGAGGATCAGGTCGCCAAGCGCAAGGAAAAGATCGCCGAGTACGAGGAGCTTTTCTCCAACCCGTACAAGGCGGCGGCCAGGGGCTACATTGACGCAGTGATAAGGCCCAGCGAGACAAGGCCCCGGCTGATAGCGGCCCTGGAAGCCTTCAGTGGCAAGCGGGAACTGCGCCCACCCAAGAAACACGGCAACATCCCTGTCTAA
- the mce gene encoding methylmalonyl-CoA epimerase, with translation MKILKIDHLGIAVNSIDSGRKFWEDILGLSFEGAETVEAQKVTTAFFPVGASEVELLESTSPEGPVAKFIEKRGEGIQHVAFRVENIEEALAELKEKGVALIDQTPRIGAGGAKIAFLHPKATAGVLVELCERQEK, from the coding sequence ATGAAAATTCTTAAAATCGACCACCTGGGAATTGCGGTAAACTCCATTGACTCCGGGCGCAAGTTCTGGGAAGACATTCTTGGCCTTTCTTTCGAGGGGGCCGAGACCGTGGAGGCCCAGAAGGTGACCACGGCCTTTTTCCCGGTTGGCGCAAGCGAGGTTGAGCTTCTGGAGTCCACCTCGCCTGAAGGCCCTGTCGCCAAGTTCATCGAAAAGCGCGGCGAGGGCATTCAGCACGTGGCCTTCCGGGTGGAAAACATAGAAGAGGCCCTTGCGGAACTTAAGGAAAAGGGCGTGGCCCTGATCGATCAGACCCCCCGAATCGGCGCGGGCGGGGCCAAAATCGCCTTCCTGCACCCCAAGGCCACTGCGGGCGTCCTTGTCGAGTTGTGCGAACGCCAGGAAAAATGA
- a CDS encoding GGDEF domain-containing protein codes for MEEEHYRERDMASFNEAVDMMTEGTAGFDPRLVRLIAKAVEPEAKKIALAFYREMLALPAARAFLDHEMVSSRLGHSMEEWVRALFQVRDDKALRAYLLQQTRVGQVHSRISVPIALVKRGAAILKGHVFSVLEKAFSNDSRTLVDTMRLTDRMLELAVFFINLSYVVESLNTEQTVLAFRQQATSRYTALDCERIKASVFDWIRGFFSQIYFKNAKGLSDIILPEQTDFGLWVRYKADMLFPDQKDDVAVLKGNIEEMSYLARRAAAALSAGGQDLTMDTIVSRMNEIAIHVSFLLSSFVSVLLEAEAGRDQLTQVYNRKYLPIIMRNAVRVSMEGGERFAVAILDIDHFKNVNDTYGHDRGDTVLEKISEILIDSVRMGDSVFRYGGEEFLVVLLGVDAPAARNAAEKLRRRIEEASVNLGEGRSIRVTVSIGVALHDGHPDYSRTISQADEALYRAKELGRNRVALAGSAG; via the coding sequence ATGGAAGAGGAACACTACCGCGAACGCGACATGGCCTCATTCAACGAGGCCGTGGACATGATGACCGAAGGTACTGCGGGTTTCGATCCCCGCCTTGTCCGCCTGATAGCGAAAGCCGTCGAACCGGAGGCGAAGAAAATCGCCCTTGCCTTTTACCGGGAAATGCTCGCCCTTCCCGCCGCCCGCGCCTTTTTGGACCACGAGATGGTCTCAAGCCGCCTTGGCCACAGCATGGAGGAGTGGGTGAGGGCGCTTTTTCAGGTCCGGGACGATAAGGCCCTGCGGGCCTATCTTCTGCAACAGACCCGCGTGGGTCAGGTCCATTCCCGCATCAGCGTGCCCATCGCCCTGGTCAAGCGTGGGGCGGCCATATTGAAGGGGCATGTTTTTTCCGTTCTCGAAAAAGCCTTTTCCAATGATTCCCGTACGCTCGTCGACACCATGAGGCTCACCGACCGGATGCTCGAACTTGCGGTTTTTTTCATCAACCTAAGCTACGTGGTGGAGAGCCTCAATACCGAGCAGACGGTTCTGGCCTTTCGCCAGCAGGCCACCAGCCGCTACACGGCCCTTGACTGCGAGAGGATAAAGGCCTCTGTGTTCGACTGGATAAGGGGTTTTTTTTCGCAGATTTATTTCAAAAACGCCAAGGGCCTTTCCGACATCATCCTGCCGGAGCAGACGGATTTCGGCCTCTGGGTGCGCTACAAGGCGGACATGCTTTTCCCGGATCAAAAAGACGACGTGGCTGTTTTGAAGGGCAACATAGAGGAGATGAGCTACCTGGCCCGCAGGGCGGCTGCGGCCCTTTCTGCAGGCGGCCAGGACCTGACCATGGACACCATCGTCTCCCGCATGAACGAAATCGCCATCCACGTGTCCTTTCTGCTCTCGTCCTTCGTGTCCGTGCTCCTGGAGGCCGAGGCGGGCCGGGACCAGCTCACACAGGTCTACAACCGCAAGTACCTGCCCATAATCATGCGAAACGCGGTGAGGGTGAGCATGGAAGGCGGCGAACGCTTCGCGGTGGCCATCCTGGACATCGACCACTTCAAAAACGTGAACGACACCTACGGGCATGACCGGGGTGACACGGTGCTGGAGAAGATTTCCGAAATCCTCATTGACTCGGTTCGTATGGGGGATTCGGTGTTCAGGTACGGCGGGGAGGAATTCCTCGTGGTGCTTTTGGGGGTGGATGCGCCTGCAGCCCGAAACGCCGCCGAAAAATTGCGAAGGCGGATAGAGGAGGCTTCCGTGAACCTTGGCGAAGGCCGCTCGATAAGGGTGACGGTGAGCATCGGCGTGGCCCTTCACGACGGGCACCCCGACTATTCCCGCACCATAAGCCAGGCGGACGAAGCCCTGTACCGGGCCAAGGAGCTTGGCCGCAACCGGGTGGCATTAGCCGGAAGCGCCGGATGA